In the genome of Thunnus maccoyii chromosome 15, fThuMac1.1, whole genome shotgun sequence, one region contains:
- the LOC121913593 gene encoding H-2 class I histocompatibility antigen, Q9 alpha chain-like isoform X3 — MKMLVFLALLGLHSAAAVIHSLKYFYTGSSQVPNFPEYMDVGMVDEVQISYCDSNTKRNEPKADWMNKVTADDPQYWEDMTQTCLDSQLTFKNNIETAKQRFNQTGDVHIYQQMYGCEWDDETGVVNGFNQYGYDGEDFIVLDLKTETWIAPKQQAVITKHKWDHKKAFKSQTKNYLTQECPDWLKKYVNYGKSSLMRTERPTLSLLQKTPSSPVSCHATGFYPHRATMFWRKDGEELHEDVEHREILPNHDGSFQMSVDLKLSSVKPEDWRKYECVFQLSGVKDDIITKLDKAVIRTNEGSSEFPVGVVIGVVVVLLLLVAAIIGYVLWKKNKDKDGFKPANTSDTFSSSSSSSSSSSSS, encoded by the exons ATGAAGATGTTGGTTTTTCTGGCCCTCCTGGGTCTACACAGCGCGGCGGCAG TGATTCACTCTCTGAAGTATTTCTACACTGGGTCCTCTCAAGTCCCAAACTTCCCAGAGTATATGGATGTTGGGATGGTTGATGAAGTTCAGATAAGTTACTGTGACAGCAACACCAAGAGAAATGAACCCAAAGCAGACTGGATGAACAAAGTCACAGCAGATGATCCACAGTACTGGGAGGATATGACTCAGACCTGTTTGGATTCCCAGCTGACCTTCAAAAACAACATTGAAACTGCAAAGCAGCGCTTCAACCAAACTGGag atgtCCACATTTACCAGCAGATGTACGGCTGTGAATGGGACGATGAGACTGGAGTGGTTAATGGTTTTAATCAGTATGGTTATGATGGAGAAGACTTCATAGTATTGGACCTGAAGACAGAGACATGGATCGctccaaaacaacaagctgtcaTCACCAAACACAAGTGGGATcataaaaaagcttttaaatcaCAGACAAAGAACTACCTCACCCAGGAGTGTCCTGACTGGCTGAAGAAGTATGTGAACTACGGGAAGAGCTCTCTGATGAGAACAG AGCGTcccacactctctctcctccagaagactccctcctctccagtcagctgccacgctacaggtttctaccctcacagagccacgatgttctggaggaaagatggagaggaacTTCATGAGGACGTGGAACACAGAGAGATCCTCCCCAACCACGATGGATCCTTCCAGATGAGTGTTGACCTGAAACTTTCATCAGTCAAACCTGAAGACTGGAGGAAGTAcgaatgtgtgtttcagctctctGGTGTGAAGGACGACATCATCACCAAACTGGACAAAGCAGTGATCAGAACTAATGAAG GTTCTTCAGAGTTTCCTGTTGGTGTTGTCATTGGAGTTGTTGTCGTACTGTTGCTCCTGGTAGCCGCCATCATTGGATACGTCCTCTGGAAAAAGAACAAGGACAAGGATG GGTTTAAACCTGCTAACA cttCAGACactttttcatcttcatcttcatcttcaagCTCAAGTTCCAGTTCCTAA
- the LOC121913593 gene encoding H-2 class I histocompatibility antigen, Q9 alpha chain-like isoform X1, producing MKMLVFLALLGLHSAAAVIHSLKYFYTGSSQVPNFPEYMDVGMVDEVQISYCDSNTKRNEPKADWMNKVTADDPQYWEDMTQTCLDSQLTFKNNIETAKQRFNQTGDVHIYQQMYGCEWDDETGVVNGFNQYGYDGEDFIVLDLKTETWIAPKQQAVITKHKWDHKKAFKSQTKNYLTQECPDWLKKYVNYGKSSLMRTERPTLSLLQKTPSSPVSCHATGFYPHRATMFWRKDGEELHEDVEHREILPNHDGSFQMSVDLKLSSVKPEDWRKYECVFQLSGVKDDIITKLDKAVIRTNEGKTGIRSDGGSSEFPVGVVIGVVVVLLLLVAAIIGYVLWKKNKDKDGFKPANTSDTFSSSSSSSSSSSSS from the exons ATGAAGATGTTGGTTTTTCTGGCCCTCCTGGGTCTACACAGCGCGGCGGCAG TGATTCACTCTCTGAAGTATTTCTACACTGGGTCCTCTCAAGTCCCAAACTTCCCAGAGTATATGGATGTTGGGATGGTTGATGAAGTTCAGATAAGTTACTGTGACAGCAACACCAAGAGAAATGAACCCAAAGCAGACTGGATGAACAAAGTCACAGCAGATGATCCACAGTACTGGGAGGATATGACTCAGACCTGTTTGGATTCCCAGCTGACCTTCAAAAACAACATTGAAACTGCAAAGCAGCGCTTCAACCAAACTGGag atgtCCACATTTACCAGCAGATGTACGGCTGTGAATGGGACGATGAGACTGGAGTGGTTAATGGTTTTAATCAGTATGGTTATGATGGAGAAGACTTCATAGTATTGGACCTGAAGACAGAGACATGGATCGctccaaaacaacaagctgtcaTCACCAAACACAAGTGGGATcataaaaaagcttttaaatcaCAGACAAAGAACTACCTCACCCAGGAGTGTCCTGACTGGCTGAAGAAGTATGTGAACTACGGGAAGAGCTCTCTGATGAGAACAG AGCGTcccacactctctctcctccagaagactccctcctctccagtcagctgccacgctacaggtttctaccctcacagagccacgatgttctggaggaaagatggagaggaacTTCATGAGGACGTGGAACACAGAGAGATCCTCCCCAACCACGATGGATCCTTCCAGATGAGTGTTGACCTGAAACTTTCATCAGTCAAACCTGAAGACTGGAGGAAGTAcgaatgtgtgtttcagctctctGGTGTGAAGGACGACATCATCACCAAACTGGACAAAGCAGTGATCAGAACTAATGAAGGTAAGACTGGAATCAGAAGTGATGGAG GTTCTTCAGAGTTTCCTGTTGGTGTTGTCATTGGAGTTGTTGTCGTACTGTTGCTCCTGGTAGCCGCCATCATTGGATACGTCCTCTGGAAAAAGAACAAGGACAAGGATG GGTTTAAACCTGCTAACA cttCAGACactttttcatcttcatcttcatcttcaagCTCAAGTTCCAGTTCCTAA
- the LOC121912946 gene encoding tapasin-like → MTDFSTIYKLSLVAVACFVQACSSSCPVMECWFVQEKAGRGGGLTAATTQEKSLLYIGTDAHSQSTKTQQAPSDIDPGRVYFVTDPAATLCHHSLNPPRGSVKKPQCEINPFLPQISTLKWVAPLTDSAVSPKYLQADWFSTAIQGLNQQLGVSSIMRAPTATKEYNVILSVTSKTVSVQSRLGEPVLLDCGFWVDPSSPLSGSGFAVEWRYQFRGDGRLVLAYDGKADRLADTQEEGATLDFDSLHEKGNASLILQEAQVRHSGTYICTVYLPYLLAQVAVELDIVEPPSLSIHPSPLPISVPGQTLTVQCDASGFAPLSLELSWEFKDADGKSRPLGSGSVTGHRQAWDGTFSQSTRLELDTSKLDLGRGGEVTCVGVHPGGTRRASVTLNVIGFSTPSIEDSMAMVGVALVLYGLIKFVSWTFTGSGSDEADKKDK, encoded by the exons ATGACGGACTTCTCTACAATTTACAAACTCTCTCTGGTTGCAGTCGCCTGCTTCGTCCAAG cctgcagcagcagctgtccGGTGATGGAGTGCTGGTTTGTGCAGGAGAAAGCAGGGCGAGGAGGAGGATTAACTGCAGCTACGACCCAAGAAAAATCCCTGCTTTACATCGGGACAGACGCTCACAGCCAGAGTACTAAAACCCAACAGGCTCCGTCCGACATCGACCCCGGCAGAGTCTACTTTGTTACCG ACCCAGCCGCCACTCTCTGCCACCACTCTCTCAACCCTCCCAGAGGCTCTGTGAAGAAGCCCCAGTGTGAGATCAACCCCTTCCTGCCGCAGATCTCCACCCTCAAATGGGTTGCTCCGCTCACAGACTCTGCCGTCAGCCCCAAATACCTGCAAGCTGATTGGTTTTCAACAGCCATTCAGGGGCTCAACCAACAGCTGGGTGTTTCCAGCATCATGCGTGCTCCTACAGCAACCAAAGAGTACAACG TGATCCTGAGTGTGACCAGTAAAACAGTCTCGGTGCAGTCTAGACTCGGGGAACCGGTGCTGCTGGACTGCGGCTTCTGGGTCGACCCCTCCTCGCCTCTATCTGGGTCTGGTTTCGCCGTTGAGTGGCGCTACCAGTTCAGAGGCGACGGACGACTGGTTCTGGCTTACGACGGCAAGGCAGACCGTTTGGCTGATACACAAGAGGAAGGGGCCACGCTGGACTTTGACAGTTTGCACGAGAAGGGAAATGCATCCCTGATCCTGCAGGAGGCTCAAGTGCGTCACTCTGGGACGTACATCTGTACGGTGTATCTGCCGTACCTTCTGGCTCAGGTGGCGGTGGAGCTTGACATTGTAG AACCCCCATCCCTGTCCATCCACCCCTCCCCTCTGCCCATCTCTGTTCCCGGCCAGACTTTGACTGTCCAGTGTGACGCATCCGGCTTTGCCCCTCTCTCCCTGGAGCTGAGCTGGGAGTTCAAAGATGCCGATGGGAAATCCAGGCCTCTGGGATCCGGCAGCGTAACGGGCCACAGGCAGGCCTGGGATGGCACCTTCAGCCAGAGCACCCGGCTGGAGCTCGACACATCCAAGCTGGACctgggaagaggaggagaggtcaCCTGTGTGGGTGTCCATCCCGGAGGCACAAGACGGGCCAGCGTGACCCTCAATGTCATTG GGTTCAGCACTCCATCCATTGAGGACTCAATGGCAATGGTTGGTGTGGCGCTGGTGCTCTACGGTCTCATCAAGTTTGTTTCTTGGACCTTCACCGGCTCAG GCTCAGATGAGGCTGACAAAAAAGACAAg TAA